A stretch of the Oncorhynchus clarkii lewisi isolate Uvic-CL-2024 chromosome 9, UVic_Ocla_1.0, whole genome shotgun sequence genome encodes the following:
- the LOC139415975 gene encoding vang-like protein 2: MDNESQYSGYSYKSSHSRSSRKHRDRRDRHRSKSRDGSSRGDKSVTIQAPGEPLLDTESTRGDDRDDNWGETTTVQTGTSEHSVSNEDLTRVSKELEESSPLECRRFLGPALGAVLGLFALVTPLAFLALPQLLWRESLEPCGTPCEGLYVSLAFKLLVLLISTWALFLRPSGATLPRLYVFRCLLLALVFLFVASYWLFYGVRVLEPRERDYRGIVGYAASLVDALLFIQYLALVLLEVRHLQPAFCLKMVRTTDGASRFYNVGHLSIQRAAVWVLDQYYSDFPVYNPALLNLPKSILSKKTSGFKVYTLGEENSTNNSTGQSRAMIAAAARRRDNSHNEYYYEEAEMERRVRKRKARLVVAVEEAFTHIKRLQDDEPAASSPKHPREVMDPREAAQAIFAPMARAMQKYLRTTRQQPYHSMESIINHLQFCITHNMTPMAFLERYLSPGPTMQYQRENGRGRQWTLVSEEPVTSALRPGLVFSLRRLDFSLVVTVAPLPFLHLGEEFIDPKSHKFVMRLQSETSV, from the exons ATGGACAACGAGTCGCAGTATTCAGGCTACTCCTATAAGTCCTCGCACTCCCGCAGCTCCAGGAAGCACAG GGATAGGCGGGACAGGCACCGCTCCAAAAGTAGAGACGGCAGTAGTCGTGGAGACAAGTCAGTCACCATCCAGGCCCCCGGAGAGCCTCTACTGGACACAGAGTCCACCCGTGGAGATGACAGG gaCGATAACTGGGGTGAGACCACCACTGTGCAGACTGGCACGTCAGAACACAGCGTCTCTAACGAGGACTTGACCCGCGTCTCCAAGGAGCTCGAGGAGTCCTCCCCGTTGGAATGCCGTCGTTTCCTGGGCCCTGCGTTGGGCGCCGTCCTGGGCCTCTTCGCCCTGGTCACTCCCCTGGCCTTCCTGGCTCTGCCCCAGCTGCTGTGGCGTGAGTCCCTGGAGCCCTGCGGCACGCCCTGCGAGGGCCTCTACGTCTCACTGGCCTTCAAACTCCTGGTCCTCCTCATCTCCACCTGGGCTCTGTTCCTGCGCCCGTCGGGCGCCACCCTGCCCCGCCTCTACGTCTTCCGCTGCCTGCTGCTGGCGCTCGTCTTCCTCTTCGTAGCGTCCTACTGGCTGTTCTACGGCGTGCGCGTGCTGGAGCCCCGGGAGAGGGACTACAGGGGTATCGTGGGGTACGCGGCGTCGCTGGTGGACGCCCTGCTCTTCATCCAGTACCTGGCCTTAGTGCTGCTGGAGGTCAGACACCTGCAGCCTGCCTTCTGCCTCAAGATGGTGCGCACCACAGACGGGGCTAGTCGCTTCTACAACGTGGGAcacctcag TAttcagagagcagcagtgtgggTGCTGGACCAGTACTACAGTGATTTCCCAGTCTACAACCCTGCTCTCCTCAACCTGCCCAAGTCCATCCTCTCTAAGAAGACTTCTGGCTTCAAAGTCTACACTCTGGGAGAAG AGAACAGCACCAATAACTCGACAGGTCAGTCCAGAGCGATGATCGCTGCGGCGGCCCGAAGGAGAGACAACTCCCACAACGAGTATTACTACGAGGAGGCAGAGATGGAGCGCAGAGTCCGCAAGCGCAAGgccag GCTGGTGGTGGCGGTAGAGGAGGCTTTCACGCACATCAAGCGTCTCCAGGACGACGAGCCGGCCGCCTCGTCCCCCAAACACCCCCGTGAGGTGATGGACCCCCGGGAGGCGGCTCAGGCCATCTTCGCCCCCATGGCCCGGGCCATGCAGAAGTATCTGAGGACCACGCGCCAGCAGCCCTATCACAGCATGGAGAGCATTATCAACCACCTGCAGTTCTGTATCACGCACAACATGACCCCCATG GCCTTTCTAGAGCGCTACCTCTCCCCAGGCCCTACCATGCAGTACCAACGGGAGAATGGTAGGGGTCGCCAGTGGACCCTGGTGAGCGAGGAGCCGGTGACGTCCGCCCTGCGCCCGGGTCTGGTTTTCTCCCTGCGGCGACTCGACTTCTCCCTGGTCGTCACTGTGGCGCCCCTCCCATTCCTCCACCTGGGGGAGGAGTTTATCGACCCCAAGAGCCACAAGTTCGTCATGAGGCTGCAGTCAGAGACCTCTGTGTAG